One Pseudomonas rhizophila DNA window includes the following coding sequences:
- a CDS encoding DUF1285 domain-containing protein, producing the protein MSGPQKANDLLGQIPKTKGLPPVHLWNPDFCGDIDMRIARDGTWYYLGTPIGRKPMVKLFSTIIRRDGDDYFLITPVEKVGIKVDDAPFVAVTLEVEGQGEQQRLRFTTNVEETTEAGGEHPMRVVIDPQTQEPAPYVHVRSNLEALIHRNVFYQLVELAVSREIDGQRWLGVWSGGVFFPIGLEP; encoded by the coding sequence ATGAGCGGACCGCAAAAAGCCAATGACCTGCTGGGGCAGATCCCCAAGACCAAAGGTTTGCCGCCAGTCCACTTGTGGAATCCTGACTTCTGCGGCGATATCGACATGCGCATCGCCCGTGATGGCACCTGGTATTACCTGGGTACGCCAATCGGGCGCAAGCCGATGGTCAAGCTGTTCTCCACTATCATCCGCCGCGACGGCGATGATTACTTCCTGATCACTCCTGTGGAAAAAGTTGGCATCAAGGTCGACGATGCACCGTTTGTGGCGGTGACCCTGGAGGTTGAAGGGCAGGGTGAGCAGCAGCGACTGCGCTTCACCACCAACGTCGAGGAAACCACTGAGGCCGGCGGCGAACATCCGATGCGGGTGGTGATCGATCCGCAAACCCAGGAACCCGCGCCCTACGTGCACGTACGCAGCAACCTCGAAGCGCTGATCCATCGCAATGTGTTCTACCAGTTGGTGGAGCTGGCGGTCAGTCGCGAGATCGACGGGCAGAGGTGGTTGGGGGTATGGAGTGGTGGGGTATTTTTCCCGATAGGCCTGGAACCCTGA
- a CDS encoding SDR family oxidoreductase produces the protein MAHTLSLLPMPEPPKGERLKNKVVLLTGAAQGIGEAIVAAFASQQARLVISDIQAEKVETVAALWRERGADVQALKADVSNQQDLHAMARRAVELHGRIDVLVNCAGVNVFRDPLEMTEQDWRRCFAIDLDGAWYGCKAVLPQMLEQGGGSIINIASTHSSHIIPGCFPYPVAKHGLLGLTRALGIEYAPKGVRVNAIAPGYIETQLNIDYWNGFADPHAERQRALDLHPPRRIGQPIEVAMTAVFLASDEAPFINASCITIDGGRSVMYHD, from the coding sequence ATGGCCCACACCCTGTCCTTGTTACCGATGCCCGAACCCCCGAAAGGCGAACGCCTGAAAAACAAAGTTGTGCTGCTGACCGGGGCTGCCCAAGGCATTGGCGAGGCGATCGTCGCCGCGTTCGCCTCGCAGCAGGCACGCTTGGTCATCAGTGATATCCAGGCCGAGAAGGTTGAGACAGTCGCAGCCCTCTGGCGTGAACGCGGGGCGGATGTGCAGGCACTCAAAGCCGATGTATCCAACCAGCAGGACCTGCATGCCATGGCCCGTCGTGCCGTCGAGCTGCACGGTCGCATCGACGTTCTGGTGAACTGCGCGGGCGTGAACGTATTTCGTGACCCGCTGGAAATGACCGAGCAAGATTGGCGGCGTTGTTTCGCCATCGACCTGGATGGCGCCTGGTACGGTTGCAAGGCTGTGTTGCCGCAGATGCTTGAGCAGGGCGGGGGCAGCATCATCAATATCGCCTCGACTCATTCATCCCACATCATTCCCGGCTGTTTCCCTTACCCGGTGGCCAAGCACGGACTGCTCGGCCTGACCCGCGCATTGGGTATCGAATACGCGCCCAAAGGTGTGCGGGTGAATGCCATTGCGCCGGGTTACATCGAAACCCAATTGAATATCGACTACTGGAACGGCTTCGCCGATCCACATGCCGAACGCCAGCGTGCGCTGGATCTGCACCCGCCACGCCGAATCGGCCAGCCGATCGAAGTGGCAATGACGGCGGTGTTCCTGGCCAGCGATGAAGCACCTTTCATCAACGCCTCGTGCATCACCATCGATGGCGGACGTTCGGTC
- a CDS encoding SMP-30/gluconolactonase/LRE family protein, translating to MMWAAVTEHRAILGEGPFWDEPTQALYWVDIAGKQALRLIGANVQIWQMPEHVSAFIPTQSGDALVTLSSGVYRLDLDSPGLEPNLKLLCMADPRPGNRANEARCDALGQLWLGTMQNNIGENAEDLPIEGRFGGLFRIGADGRVMPLLRDRGIPNTLLWSPDGTTVYFGESLDGTLYRHFIYPDGSLAPAEVWFGPHPRGGPDGSAMDARGYVWNARWDGSCLLRLNPQGQVDRVIELPVSRPTSCVFGGEDLKTLYITSAASPLNHPLDGAVLSMRVDVPGVACTRFAG from the coding sequence ATGATGTGGGCGGCTGTGACGGAACACCGGGCGATATTGGGAGAGGGCCCCTTCTGGGACGAGCCGACCCAAGCACTGTATTGGGTCGACATTGCTGGTAAACAGGCGCTGCGGCTGATCGGCGCGAATGTGCAAATCTGGCAGATGCCCGAGCATGTGTCCGCTTTCATTCCGACACAAAGCGGCGACGCCTTGGTGACCCTGAGCAGCGGTGTCTATCGACTCGATCTGGATTCGCCGGGACTGGAACCGAACCTGAAATTGCTGTGCATGGCCGATCCCCGGCCAGGGAATCGCGCCAACGAGGCCCGTTGCGATGCCCTGGGCCAGCTCTGGCTCGGCACCATGCAGAACAACATCGGCGAAAACGCAGAAGACCTGCCCATTGAAGGACGATTCGGGGGCCTGTTTCGCATTGGCGCCGATGGCCGGGTCATGCCGCTGCTGCGTGATCGGGGCATTCCCAACACTCTGTTATGGAGTCCTGACGGCACTACGGTGTATTTCGGCGAAAGTCTCGACGGCACGCTTTACCGACATTTCATTTATCCCGACGGCAGCCTGGCCCCCGCCGAGGTCTGGTTTGGCCCTCACCCGCGTGGCGGCCCCGACGGCTCGGCAATGGATGCCAGGGGCTATGTCTGGAATGCTCGCTGGGACGGTAGCTGCCTGCTGCGACTGAACCCGCAAGGTCAGGTTGATCGGGTGATCGAGCTGCCCGTCAGTCGTCCCACCAGCTGTGTGTTTGGTGGTGAGGACCTCAAGACACTGTACATCACCAGTGCGGCGAGCCCACTTAACCATCCACTCGACGGCGCGGTGTTGTCGATGCGAGTCGATGTACCCGGTGTGGCTTGTACGCGGTTTGCGGGCTGA
- a CDS encoding DUF4823 domain-containing protein, with the protein MRSLVLLLAVLALGGCMNVSDMGEGVRYHMSDAGLLDHSDSRRVNNLRIQPDSFIYIAQGAFAPPGSAYPRPNVVAEEAFNGFIEYFPMVRRARVPEGLDQAMGEARAAGAHYLLYTRFAKADNRIGNTDEWLDEEAVDRLGVDTSVIQIMLIETSTQYLIDTARIKSRGGLLTLHDKQPEDLIAPPLREYARSLLGVSDQ; encoded by the coding sequence ATGCGTAGCCTGGTTTTGCTGCTGGCCGTTTTGGCGCTCGGTGGCTGCATGAATGTCAGCGACATGGGGGAGGGCGTTCGCTACCACATGAGCGACGCCGGTTTGCTGGACCACAGCGACAGCCGGCGTGTGAATAACCTGCGCATCCAGCCGGATTCGTTCATCTACATTGCTCAGGGTGCCTTCGCGCCTCCCGGCAGTGCCTACCCGCGGCCCAATGTCGTCGCCGAAGAGGCCTTCAACGGTTTCATCGAGTATTTCCCCATGGTGCGTCGTGCCCGGGTTCCCGAGGGCCTGGACCAAGCCATGGGCGAAGCCCGAGCCGCCGGTGCTCACTACTTGCTGTATACGCGGTTCGCCAAGGCCGACAACCGTATCGGCAACACCGACGAATGGCTGGATGAAGAGGCCGTGGACCGTTTGGGTGTCGACACCAGCGTCATTCAAATCATGTTGATCGAGACCAGTACCCAGTATTTGATTGATACTGCACGCATCAAGAGTCGTGGCGGTTTACTGACGTTGCACGACAAACAGCCAGAAGACCTGATCGCTCCCCCTTTGCGCGAGTATGCCCGCAGCCTGTTGGGAGTGAGCGACCAGTAA
- a CDS encoding FadR/GntR family transcriptional regulator, producing MSSSFHASTVDWLGGWIAAGQVKPGQTIKVEADLGQQLGVSRTVIREAIKTLVAKGMLEVGPKVGTRVLPVRRWNLFDPQVVGWLSRSGLPENFVDDLLDLRRTIEPMAVRWACERATADQVQAIRLAYHALERAVDSGADYNRADQFFHECILAASHNQFIEQMVPALGALLAVSFEVSAADPDELRRTLPIHKDIAEAIAARDAARGVWACMTLIDNADLAIKRFYPNVMAGRTEIAGQAGNRSVQ from the coding sequence ATGTCCAGCAGTTTTCACGCATCGACCGTCGATTGGCTGGGGGGCTGGATAGCCGCCGGTCAGGTCAAGCCTGGGCAGACCATCAAGGTTGAGGCCGACCTCGGCCAGCAATTGGGCGTCAGCCGCACGGTGATCCGCGAAGCGATCAAGACCCTGGTGGCCAAAGGCATGCTGGAAGTCGGCCCGAAAGTCGGGACACGGGTGCTGCCGGTGCGTCGCTGGAATCTGTTCGACCCGCAGGTGGTCGGTTGGCTGTCGCGCAGTGGGCTGCCGGAAAATTTCGTCGATGACCTGCTGGACCTGCGGCGTACCATCGAACCGATGGCGGTGCGCTGGGCGTGTGAGCGCGCGACGGCCGATCAGGTGCAGGCGATCCGCCTGGCCTACCATGCCCTGGAGCGGGCGGTGGACAGCGGGGCCGATTACAACCGTGCCGACCAGTTCTTCCATGAGTGCATCCTCGCTGCCAGCCACAATCAATTTATTGAGCAAATGGTCCCGGCCCTGGGCGCGCTGCTGGCGGTGTCGTTCGAGGTGTCCGCCGCCGACCCGGATGAGCTGCGCCGCACGTTGCCGATCCACAAGGATATTGCCGAAGCCATCGCTGCCCGTGACGCGGCGCGGGGCGTCTGGGCCTGCATGACCTTGATCGATAACGCTGACCTGGCGATCAAGCGTTTTTACCCTAACGTCATGGCCGGGCGGACAGAGATCGCCGGGCAAGCGGGAAACAGGAGTGTTCAATGA